A portion of the Paenibacillus marchantiae genome contains these proteins:
- a CDS encoding bifunctional homocysteine S-methyltransferase/methylenetetrahydrofolate reductase, with translation MKADLRSVMQERVLIGDGAMGTFLYQMGFPVGISYEELNLISPEVVADVHRRYRDAGTEIHETNTYSANYDKLSKFGLESKVEDVNRAGVRIAKEVAGANGYVLGAVGSIRGGKRTNVSTSELKRFYQQQIFALLEEGVDGILLETFYDIEEMDIALLQARKLSDLPVIGQFAVEDVGHTLDGYTMPEAFRIMREQGADVIGFNCRSGPNGIMRAMETVSGRIGVPMSVYPNAGAADYVDGQFRYGASPEYFGQTAVQFADLGARIIGGCCGTTPDHIAAIAQALVEYTPVPILEPDPSESKPRIILHENVDERSGRGGQPTIVDLVKQRHTVIVELDPPRDLDIAKFMKGAETLKAAGADALTLADNSLAVTRMSNMALGHLVQDRTGLRPLVHIACRDRNLIGTQSHMMGFDALGINHVLAVTGDPARFGDLPGSSSVYDLTSFEIIRMIKQLNDGVSFSGKPLKQKAGFVIGAAFNPNVKHLDKAVQRLEKKIASGADYIMTQPIYDPELIVAMHEATKHLDVPIFVGVMPLASGRNAEYLHNEVPGIQLSDEVRSRMAGLEGEEGRAMGVKIAKELLDVATKHFKGIYLMTPFMFYSMTAELTQYVWEKSEHQCPTCFNPNNQLQ, from the coding sequence ATGAAGGCGGATTTACGCAGTGTAATGCAGGAACGGGTCCTCATAGGGGATGGGGCGATGGGAACTTTCCTGTATCAGATGGGATTCCCAGTAGGGATTTCTTATGAAGAGTTGAACTTGATATCACCTGAAGTGGTGGCAGATGTGCATCGTCGTTACCGCGATGCAGGTACGGAAATTCATGAAACCAATACGTACTCTGCCAATTACGATAAGTTGTCCAAGTTTGGTCTGGAGTCCAAGGTCGAGGATGTCAACCGTGCCGGTGTACGTATCGCCAAAGAAGTAGCTGGCGCAAACGGTTATGTTCTGGGTGCGGTTGGCTCCATTCGTGGAGGAAAGCGGACGAACGTATCAACAAGTGAATTGAAGCGTTTCTATCAGCAACAGATTTTTGCACTGCTCGAAGAAGGAGTGGACGGCATTCTGCTCGAAACCTTCTATGATATCGAGGAAATGGATATCGCCCTCCTGCAGGCTCGCAAGCTGAGTGATCTGCCCGTGATTGGACAGTTCGCTGTTGAGGATGTAGGGCACACACTGGATGGATATACGATGCCAGAAGCTTTCCGAATCATGCGTGAGCAAGGGGCTGACGTCATTGGTTTCAACTGCCGTTCCGGTCCAAACGGAATTATGCGGGCGATGGAGACGGTGTCAGGCCGTATCGGTGTGCCGATGTCTGTTTACCCGAATGCGGGTGCAGCGGATTACGTCGATGGTCAGTTCCGTTATGGAGCGTCCCCGGAATACTTCGGACAGACGGCAGTGCAATTCGCTGATCTGGGCGCACGTATCATCGGTGGCTGCTGTGGTACAACACCTGATCATATCGCCGCAATTGCCCAGGCTCTTGTTGAATACACACCTGTTCCAATACTGGAACCTGATCCATCCGAGTCGAAACCGCGTATTATCCTGCATGAGAATGTAGATGAACGGTCTGGACGGGGTGGGCAGCCTACGATTGTGGATCTGGTCAAACAACGTCATACGGTCATCGTCGAACTTGACCCACCGCGTGATCTCGACATTGCGAAGTTTATGAAAGGTGCCGAGACATTGAAAGCAGCAGGTGCAGATGCGTTAACATTGGCTGATAATTCCCTAGCGGTTACCCGGATGAGTAATATGGCTCTCGGCCATCTTGTTCAGGACCGTACAGGATTGCGCCCATTGGTGCATATTGCATGTCGTGACCGGAATCTGATCGGGACACAATCGCACATGATGGGATTTGATGCTCTAGGCATTAATCATGTACTCGCTGTAACAGGTGACCCTGCACGATTTGGAGACTTGCCCGGATCAAGCTCGGTATACGATCTGACTTCTTTTGAAATTATACGTATGATCAAGCAGTTGAACGACGGCGTATCCTTCTCCGGTAAACCGCTCAAGCAGAAGGCGGGATTTGTTATTGGTGCCGCATTCAACCCGAATGTGAAACATTTGGATAAGGCTGTACAGCGTCTTGAGAAAAAGATTGCTTCCGGAGCCGATTATATTATGACGCAGCCGATATACGATCCTGAACTAATCGTAGCCATGCATGAAGCGACCAAGCATCTGGATGTGCCGATCTTTGTAGGGGTAATGCCGTTAGCCAGCGGCCGAAATGCAGAATATCTGCATAATGAGGTTCCGGGTATTCAGCTGTCGGATGAAGTGCGTTCCCGGATGGCTGGTCTCGAAGGCGAAGAAGGTCGAGCAATGGGTGTAAAGATCGCCAAGGAGCTTCTGGATGTAGCAACAAAACATTTCAAAGGAATCTATTTAATGACTCCATTTATGTTCTATAGTATGACGGCCGAACTGACCCAATATGTGTGGGAGAAGTCGGAGCATCAATGTCCTACTTGTTTCAACCCTAATAATCAATTACAATAG
- the dapF gene encoding diaminopimelate epimerase → MEFTKMHGLGNDFIVVFGEQQLPADAAELAVKWCNRFFGIGADGLVYILPSEKADFQMRIMNSDGSEAEQCGNAIRCVSKYVYDHGHVTQEQITIETIGAGVQPVSLNIRDGEVQTVRVDMGEPILNGLQVPTTVDANPVVDHSIEANGQEFKFTAVSMGNPHAVIYVDDAVNFDLSTWGPLLEVHPMFPKKINVEFATVRDRGYVDMRVWERGAGPTLACGTGACATLVSSVLNGHTDRTAVISLKGGDLHIEWNEADNHVYMTGPAEVVFKGVTS, encoded by the coding sequence ATGGAATTTACAAAAATGCACGGACTCGGCAACGATTTTATTGTTGTGTTTGGAGAACAACAGCTTCCGGCTGATGCAGCAGAATTGGCTGTAAAATGGTGCAACCGTTTCTTCGGTATCGGTGCGGATGGCCTGGTTTATATACTGCCTTCAGAGAAGGCGGATTTTCAGATGCGCATCATGAACTCGGACGGCTCGGAAGCAGAGCAATGTGGCAATGCCATACGCTGTGTATCCAAATATGTATATGATCATGGTCATGTGACCCAAGAACAGATTACGATTGAAACCATTGGTGCGGGCGTACAACCAGTAAGCTTGAACATTCGTGATGGTGAAGTGCAAACCGTTCGTGTGGATATGGGAGAGCCTATCCTGAATGGACTTCAGGTTCCAACGACCGTGGATGCCAATCCAGTGGTGGATCATTCCATTGAAGCAAATGGACAGGAGTTCAAATTTACGGCCGTCTCCATGGGTAATCCTCATGCTGTCATCTATGTGGATGATGCTGTGAATTTTGATCTATCGACATGGGGGCCACTACTTGAGGTTCATCCCATGTTCCCGAAAAAAATCAATGTAGAGTTCGCAACGGTTCGCGATCGCGGCTATGTGGACATGCGTGTGTGGGAACGCGGTGCTGGACCAACACTTGCCTGTGGAACCGGAGCTTGCGCAACACTGGTATCATCCGTTCTGAACGGACATACGGATCGCACAGCGGTGATCAGTCTCAAGGGTGGCGATCTTCATATTGAGTGGAACGAAGCCGACAACCACGTGTACATGACTGGACCTGCTGAAGTTGTTTTCAAGGGAGTCACTTCGTAA